From Chromatiales bacterium, one genomic window encodes:
- a CDS encoding Re/Si-specific NAD(P)(+) transhydrogenase subunit alpha yields MSLTIGVPRELFPGEKRVASVPEVVEKLIKLGFSVTVETGAGAAANFDDEAYRAAGAQIAESAAGLWAASDMVFKVRAPQHEEISLIKAGTTLVSFIWPAQNPDLMQQLAERRITVLAMDSLPRQLSRAQKMDALTSMASISGYRAVIEAANAFGRFFNGQVTAAGKIPPAKVFIAGAGVAGLAAIGTAANLGAMVRANDTRAEVADQVVSLGGEFVKVDYEEEGSGGGGYAKVMSEGFQQAQREMYARQAKEADIIITTALIPGKPAPRLITADMVKSMKPGSVIVDMAGEQGGNCELTVPGESVVRHGVTIIGYTDLPSRLAKQSSTLYANNLLRLTEDLCKAKDGQIDVNFDDEAIRGLTVIKAGEITWPPPPPKIPAAPPQAKPVASPAAAKKSAHGHGDSEPMSAGSLAVLFGVGAALFWLVGAYAPATFLSHFTVFVLACFIGYMVIWNVKPSLHTPLMSVTNAISSIIAVGALVQIAPPLIGEGADRPSALILGLAVVALALTAINMFGGFAVTRRMLAMFRK; encoded by the coding sequence ATGTCGCTGACAATTGGGGTTCCCCGCGAACTGTTTCCGGGCGAAAAGCGTGTCGCCAGCGTCCCGGAAGTCGTCGAAAAGCTGATCAAGCTCGGCTTTTCCGTCACCGTCGAAACAGGTGCAGGCGCAGCCGCAAACTTCGATGACGAGGCCTATCGGGCGGCCGGCGCGCAAATTGCCGAGAGTGCAGCAGGTCTGTGGGCAGCCTCGGACATGGTCTTCAAGGTGCGTGCGCCACAGCACGAAGAAATCAGCCTGATCAAGGCCGGTACCACGCTGGTCAGTTTCATCTGGCCGGCGCAGAACCCCGACCTCATGCAGCAGTTGGCCGAACGCAGGATTACCGTGCTGGCCATGGACTCGCTGCCGCGCCAGCTCAGTCGTGCGCAGAAGATGGACGCACTGACCTCCATGGCGAGCATCAGCGGATATCGCGCGGTCATCGAGGCTGCAAATGCCTTCGGGCGTTTCTTCAATGGCCAGGTGACTGCTGCCGGCAAGATCCCGCCGGCAAAAGTCTTCATCGCCGGTGCTGGTGTCGCCGGCCTCGCCGCGATCGGCACTGCTGCCAACCTGGGTGCCATGGTGCGTGCCAATGACACCCGTGCCGAAGTGGCCGATCAGGTGGTTTCCCTGGGCGGTGAATTCGTCAAGGTCGACTACGAGGAAGAGGGCTCTGGCGGCGGCGGTTACGCCAAGGTCATGAGCGAAGGCTTCCAGCAGGCTCAGCGCGAGATGTACGCGCGCCAGGCGAAAGAGGCCGATATCATCATCACGACGGCCCTGATTCCCGGCAAGCCGGCACCGCGGCTCATTACCGCGGACATGGTCAAGTCCATGAAGCCCGGCAGCGTGATCGTCGATATGGCCGGCGAACAGGGCGGCAACTGCGAACTGACCGTGCCGGGCGAGAGCGTGGTGCGCCATGGCGTCACCATCATCGGCTACACGGACCTTCCGAGCAGGCTCGCCAAGCAATCCTCGACGCTGTACGCCAACAATCTGCTGCGACTCACCGAGGATCTGTGCAAGGCGAAGGATGGACAGATCGACGTCAACTTCGACGATGAGGCAATTCGCGGCCTCACCGTCATCAAGGCCGGCGAGATCACCTGGCCGCCCCCGCCGCCGAAAATCCCGGCAGCGCCTCCGCAGGCAAAGCCGGTCGCATCGCCAGCTGCAGCGAAGAAGTCAGCCCACGGTCATGGCGATAGCGAGCCAATGTCGGCTGGCAGTCTTGCGGTATTGTTTGGCGTCGGTGCCGCACTGTTCTGGCTGGTCGGCGCCTATGCGCCGGCCACCTTTCTGTCGCACTTCACCGTGTTCGTACTGGCCTGTTTCATCGGTTACATGGTGATCTGGAACGTCAAACCCTCGCTGCATACCCCGCTCATGAGCGTGACCAATGCAATATCGAGCATCATCGCGGTCGGTGCGCTTGTGCAGATTGCGCCACCGCTGATCGGGGAGGGGGCGGATCGTCCATCAGCCCTGATTCTGGGGCTTGCCGTCGTGGCACTCGCGCTGACGGCAATCAACATGTTCGGCGGATTCGCCGTTACCCGCCGCATGCTGGCGATGTTCCGCAAATAA
- a CDS encoding MerR family transcriptional regulator, translating to MSRKGQEYEAVLSGVIVEEQSELTLIEVSRACAAEVEWVIELVHEGVIEPERGEQPDWIFPGMQLRRALTARRLQQDLGLNLAGVALALQLLDEIAELRERLEAPGSQ from the coding sequence ATGAGCAGAAAAGGCCAGGAATACGAAGCAGTCCTCTCCGGCGTCATCGTCGAGGAGCAGTCGGAGCTGACCCTGATCGAGGTGAGCCGGGCCTGCGCGGCAGAGGTCGAATGGGTGATCGAGCTGGTGCACGAAGGCGTGATCGAACCGGAACGCGGAGAGCAGCCGGACTGGATCTTTCCTGGCATGCAATTGCGGCGTGCGTTGACTGCCCGGCGGCTGCAGCAGGACCTGGGGCTCAATCTCGCCGGTGTCGCCCTTGCGCTGCAGCTGCTGGACGAAATAGCCGAACTTCGCGAACGTCTGGAGGCGCCCGGCAGCCAGTGA
- a CDS encoding DnaJ domain-containing protein encodes MQFKDYYQTMGVARDATPDDIKRAYRKLARKYHPDVSKEPEAEARFKEVGEAYEVLRDPDKRAAYDQLGADWKSGQEFRPPPDWGARSATAGPTDFSDFFEALYGRGAAGGRAEHARFSLNGEDQHARLVISLEDAWKESTQTLTLRSPELDEQGRVALRERTLSVRVPRGVRPGQHIRLAGQGASGIGDGKRGDLYLEIGFRQHPLYRIRDLDVYLDLPLAPWEAALGATLKLPTPDGTVELKVPPGTPAGRKLRLKGRGIPANPPGDFYAVAQIALPPASDPAARAIYQKMSEHFSSYNPRASLGV; translated from the coding sequence ATGCAATTCAAGGACTACTACCAGACGATGGGCGTGGCGCGCGATGCAACTCCCGATGACATCAAGCGGGCATATCGCAAGCTTGCCCGCAAATACCACCCTGACGTCAGCAAGGAACCGGAAGCCGAAGCCCGTTTCAAGGAAGTCGGTGAGGCCTACGAAGTCCTGAGGGATCCGGACAAACGTGCGGCCTATGACCAGCTGGGTGCCGACTGGAAATCCGGGCAGGAATTTCGACCGCCACCCGACTGGGGTGCGCGCTCCGCCACGGCCGGCCCGACCGATTTCAGTGACTTCTTCGAGGCCCTGTATGGTCGTGGCGCAGCGGGCGGCAGAGCTGAACATGCGCGGTTCAGCCTGAACGGTGAGGACCAGCATGCGCGGCTGGTGATCAGCCTGGAGGATGCCTGGAAGGAGAGCACGCAGACGTTGACCCTGCGGAGCCCGGAACTCGATGAGCAGGGGCGGGTGGCATTGCGGGAGCGCACGCTCAGCGTTCGCGTTCCGCGCGGTGTCCGACCCGGGCAGCATATCCGCCTCGCCGGACAGGGCGCGTCAGGCATCGGTGACGGCAAGCGGGGGGATCTCTATCTGGAGATCGGGTTCCGGCAACACCCGCTCTACCGGATCAGGGATCTCGATGTGTACCTGGATTTGCCGCTCGCTCCATGGGAGGCGGCGCTGGGCGCAACCCTGAAGCTGCCGACGCCTGACGGGACGGTCGAGCTCAAGGTTCCGCCCGGCACACCAGCCGGCCGCAAGTTGCGTCTGAAGGGGCGCGGAATCCCGGCGAATCCGCCCGGGGATTTCTACGCCGTTGCACAGATCGCCTTGCCTCCGGCGAGTGACCCGGCTGCGAGAGCGATTTACCAGAAAATGAGCGAGCATTTCAGTTCCTACAATCCACGGGCGAGCCTCGGCGTATGA